The following coding sequences are from one Mycolicibacterium aichiense window:
- a CDS encoding mycofactocin-coupled SDR family oxidoreductase, with amino-acid sequence MGKLDNKVAVVSGAARGQGRSHAIALAAEGADVVVLDICADLEGNTYPLSRPEDLDETVLLVEREGARCFSAICDVRERGAVWQTIADAVDEMGHLDIVVANAGICPMGKRQTLQSWSDTIDTDLVGVFNVIQASMPHLNDGASVIATGSLAAQLGSATNQGPGGSAYSLAKQMVAHYVNDLSVQLARRMIRVNAVHPTNVNTDMLHNEGMYRVFRPDLASPTRDEAELSFPAMQAMPVPYIEPHDVSAAVVFLASDDARYITGTQLRIDAGGYVKTKPWKG; translated from the coding sequence ATGGGCAAGCTGGACAACAAGGTTGCCGTCGTCTCGGGGGCTGCGCGAGGACAGGGCCGTTCACACGCGATCGCACTGGCCGCCGAGGGTGCGGACGTCGTCGTGCTGGACATCTGCGCCGACCTCGAAGGCAACACTTATCCGCTGTCGCGGCCCGAGGACCTCGACGAGACCGTGTTGTTGGTGGAAAGGGAAGGCGCGCGGTGCTTCTCCGCGATCTGTGACGTCCGGGAGCGCGGTGCGGTGTGGCAGACGATCGCCGATGCCGTCGATGAGATGGGGCACCTCGACATCGTGGTCGCCAACGCCGGTATCTGCCCGATGGGCAAGCGCCAGACGCTGCAGTCATGGTCGGACACCATCGACACCGACCTGGTCGGCGTGTTCAACGTGATCCAGGCCAGTATGCCGCACCTCAACGATGGCGCATCGGTGATCGCGACCGGCTCACTGGCGGCGCAGCTGGGCAGCGCCACCAACCAGGGCCCGGGTGGATCGGCCTACAGCCTGGCCAAACAGATGGTCGCCCACTACGTCAACGATCTGTCAGTCCAGTTGGCCAGGAGGATGATTCGGGTCAACGCAGTGCACCCCACCAATGTCAACACCGACATGTTGCACAACGAGGGCATGTACCGGGTGTTCCGGCCCGATCTGGCGTCGCCCACCCGCGACGAGGCCGAGTTGTCGTTCCCCGCCATGCAGGCGATGCCGGTGCCCTACATCGAGCCGCACGATGTGTCGGCCGCGGTCGTCTTCCTGGCCAGTGACGACGCTCGCTACATCACCGGAACGCAGCTGCGCATCGACGCGGGGGGATACGTCAAGACCAAGCCCTGGAAGGGCTAG